The window TGCAGGATTTTCTTTCCCCAGAGCATCCGCAGATAATTATTCAACCTGCCTTCCTGCAGCAGTTGGTTCTGGCAGGCATTCCAGACAGGATCGTGGGTGGATGCCGCCTCAAAAGAGGTCTTGTCATAGCGGTGGATGCGCTTGTCCGGCGAATGGGATTCGAGTGTATCCCTTGCCCAGGCGGGCAGGGCATCCCACTGGTCGTAACGCGGTTCATGATAGCAGAAATTGAACCCCACTTCCCGCCAGGTGATCAATTGATCGATAAATGCTTCAGCAGCCTCCGACAATTGCCACCAGCCGTTTGCACGACCGCTCGGTTTTTCGCTCAGTTGATCCTCGGTCCAGTCTTCCTGCTCCAGCAAGCGGGCAACAATCTCGTGGCTGGAAATATGGCCGAAATGCAGGTAGGGGGATAGGCCGCTGGTGGCATTTTCATCCGGATGATTGCGATCTGCTGCATAGCCATCGATCCGGCGCAGAAATGCCGAAAGCCGCTCCTCTGCGGCATGAGCCCCTCCAACGGTTTCGACAGGTGCAATCCGGTGATCGACAGGCAGGGATTGGAGCCAACCTGGATCGGCATCCAACGCTTTTCTCGATGCCGGCGGCCAGCGCGAAACGATATCGCCAGGAATCGGAACGGGAGCAGGCAGATGCAGCTCCGCCAGCGGATCGGGCATGGGCATGACGCCAAGGCAATCGGCCCAGTTTTTCTGAAACCAGCGCCGGAACAGGTGCGCCGCAGAGAAGGCTTTCGGCGGCAGCGCCAGGGGAACGATGCCGCAGGAATCGACAGCCTCCAGAAGCACGGGGCAGCGGCCTGCAGCGACATCCACCATTCGGGGCAGAAAAAAGCAGGGATACGTGTCTGTGATGACGGCGGCACTCGATGCAAACAGCGTTTCAAGAAGGCCTTTTCCCGCCCCAACCGTTTCCTCCACATAAGGATAATAGCTCACTGCCCCCCGCCCGAAGTCCATGGCATTGCAGGCCATCCCCTGCAGCACGAATGCATGAATCCGCTCACTGGCCCATGGATAGTCACAACGCAGCGCTTCCAGAACGAGAAGCGGTTTTTGCAGCTCATTCGCCCACCATGCCGCCCGCTGAAGGGCAAAGTTCCAGCGACTTCTGCGGGCGGCAATCATCCAGTACAGAACGAAGCGGCCTTCGGAGCGAACCGCTCGATTCGAGGCCCGGTGGATACGGATATGCGGAACGGCGTTCATTCTTGTTCATTCCCTTCAAGTCGATTGGTCCTGACACATACAATCACATGGCAAAGCTGATCAACAAACCGATGTTCAAGGCCGTGACAATGGCGGCAATAAGGATCAGCACCCCCTTGGTGAACGGCGTGTTGCGGTACTTGCCCATCACCTTACCGGAAGAAGTCAGATAAATCTGCAAGAAAATGGTGATCGGCAACTGCATGCTGAGAACGACCTGGGAATAGACCAGGCCCTTGAACGGATCCTGAATCCAGAAAATGATGGCGCCAGCGACGACCAGAGATATAATCACGCCAAGCCTCGAATGGTTGTCCCGGATATCGAACGGCTCGCCGTAAAAACCGGCGACGATCGTTCCTGCGGCCATGCCCGAGGTGATGGTCGAGGAAATCCCTGAAAACAGCAAGGCGACAGCGAAGATCACGGATGCGTTTTCCCCAAGAAGCGGGCGCAGCAAATCCTTTGCCTGCTGCAGCTCGGTGACTTCCATCCGGTGTGCAAAAAACGTCGTTGCCGCCAGCAGGATCATGGCGCTGTTGATGGCCCAGCCGATGCCCATGGAAAAGAGCGTGTCGAAAAACTCGTAATCCAGTTGTTTCCGGATAATGCTTTCATCCGCCAGGTTCCACTGTCTGCTCTGAATGATCTCGGAATGCAGAAACAGATTGTGCGGCATGACAACCGCACCCAGCACACTCATCACGATGGGCATCGATCCGGCGGGAAAGGCAGGGGTTACCCAGGCCCAGGCGGCCGCTTTCCAATCGATGTGCACGAGCGACAGCTCATAGATGAACGAAAATCCGATGATCGAGACAAACGCGATGATCCATCGTTCGATCACCCGATAACTGTGACTCAGGATCATGACCATCGAAAAAGCCACGCTCAGCAAGACGCCAATATTGATCGGCAATCCGAAAAGCATGTTCAAGGCGATGGCCGCCCCAAGAATTTCCGCAAGGGACGTGGAAACCGATGCGATCATCGCAGTCGATAGAAGCCCCATGGCAAGCGGCCTGCGCAAATGCCTGGTCGTTGCCTCCGCGAGACACAGGCCGGTAGCAATTCCCAGATGCGCCACATTGTGCTGCAATACGATGAGCATGACGGTTGAAAGCGTCACCATCCACAGCAGGGTATAGCCATATCCCCCGCCGGCAGCCAGGTTGGAAGCCCAATTGCCGGGATCGATGAACCCCACGGTCACCAGCAATCCAGGCCCCACATATTTCAGAAGGTCTCTTGCACTGAACCCTGGTTTGTGAAGGGCTTTATCAAAGAGACGCCGCAATTTTTCCATTCTGAATCCCTTTCATGCTTCCGGGTCGCCCCGGCCGTTTTCGCAGGCATTCGTTTTGTCTTTTCATCGAACCCCGAACAATGATACAGGAAATATACACCACAGGACATGGACTTTATCGATAGCCTTCAGTCATCGATCCATCCTTTATCGAAAGGAGCGAGCACATGATGGAAGAACAAATGCCCAAACCATGGCTTCGGCATTATGACGCAAACGTTTCCCCCTCCATGTCGTATTCTGAACTTACCTTTTCGGCCATGTTCGAAAAGACCCTCCAAACCTATCCCGACAAACCGGCACTGCTCTATATGGGCAATGCACTCCGGTTTCGGGACATGGATCGCATCGGGAACCAGATTGCTCGGTTTCTCATCGATGCCGGATGCAAGCCAGGAGATGTCGTCGGTTTGCACATGCCCAACATTCCCGCACATTACCTGAGCGTGATTGGCGTTCAAAAGGCGGGCTGTGTATCCACCGGGTTAAGTCCGCTTCTGACACCGGCTGAGCTGGTCCACCAGATCGAGGACAGCGGCCTCAAGGTGATTTTCACACTCGATCTGCTGGCTGCAAAAATCGCCGAAGTTGCCTCCAAAACCGGATTTCACACGGTGGTCGTTTCCCAGATCGCCGATTTTATGCCAAAGATCAAGAAATTCCTGGGAACCCTGCTCAAAAAAATTCCATCCGCCCCACTTCCGGCCTTTCCGGGCAAGACTGTGCTGAGCATGGCCCAATTGATGGAGCGGACATCCGATCAACCCGTAGCTGTCCCGAGATCTTTCGATGATCCCATTTTCATGATGTATACCGGCGGAACGACGGGTTCTCCGAAGGGCGCAGTTCTGACCCAGAAAAGCTACATGTCCAACCGCATCCAAGTGCTGAGCTGGCTCGACATGCAACCGGAGGACAGGGTTCTGTCCGCTTTCCCGCTGTTTCATATCGCAGGTCTGGCACTCGGCGGTTTCACGATCACCCACGGCATCACCAACATCTGCGTCCCCAACCCACGGGACACCCGGTTCCTGATCGCGGCAATCAAGGAACATCAACCAACCATGCTGGTCAATGTGCCGACGGTCTATTATGAGCTGATGAAGACCCCTGAATTCCGAACCCTCGATTTTTCACGGATCAAATGGCTGCTCAGCGCAGCGGCCCCTTTTCCGAAAGAAAGCATCAAGGATCTGGAGCAGATCATCGGCCAGAACAAGTTCATCGAATTGTACGGCATGACCGAAACATCCCCTGTAACCTGCTGCAATCCCCGATATGGAAAAAAGAAACCCGGATCGATCGGCCTGCCGATGCCGGATACCCTTTTCAAGCTGGTCGATCCGTCAACCGGCGAATCGCCCGCTGCCGGAGAAGCCGGGGAAATCTGGATTCGCGGACCACAGGTGATGAAGGAATACCACAACAAACCGCAGGAAAC of the Desulfatirhabdium butyrativorans DSM 18734 genome contains:
- a CDS encoding AMP-binding protein, whose product is MMEEQMPKPWLRHYDANVSPSMSYSELTFSAMFEKTLQTYPDKPALLYMGNALRFRDMDRIGNQIARFLIDAGCKPGDVVGLHMPNIPAHYLSVIGVQKAGCVSTGLSPLLTPAELVHQIEDSGLKVIFTLDLLAAKIAEVASKTGFHTVVVSQIADFMPKIKKFLGTLLKKIPSAPLPAFPGKTVLSMAQLMERTSDQPVAVPRSFDDPIFMMYTGGTTGSPKGAVLTQKSYMSNRIQVLSWLDMQPEDRVLSAFPLFHIAGLALGGFTITHGITNICVPNPRDTRFLIAAIKEHQPTMLVNVPTVYYELMKTPEFRTLDFSRIKWLLSAAAPFPKESIKDLEQIIGQNKFIELYGMTETSPVTCCNPRYGKKKPGSIGLPMPDTLFKLVDPSTGESPAAGEAGEIWIRGPQVMKEYHNKPQETAKVFKDGWLATGDIARMDEEGYFYIVDRLKDMVIVSGFKVFTKELDDVLGKHPDVALAASVGVPDPERPGSERVASAIVLKPGVEPSDAQKDRILSYLRENVAPYKVPKNIVFMNAFPTSGVGKILKREIRAKLVENP
- a CDS encoding Nramp family divalent metal transporter; protein product: MEKLRRLFDKALHKPGFSARDLLKYVGPGLLVTVGFIDPGNWASNLAAGGGYGYTLLWMVTLSTVMLIVLQHNVAHLGIATGLCLAEATTRHLRRPLAMGLLSTAMIASVSTSLAEILGAAIALNMLFGLPINIGVLLSVAFSMVMILSHSYRVIERWIIAFVSIIGFSFIYELSLVHIDWKAAAWAWVTPAFPAGSMPIVMSVLGAVVMPHNLFLHSEIIQSRQWNLADESIIRKQLDYEFFDTLFSMGIGWAINSAMILLAATTFFAHRMEVTELQQAKDLLRPLLGENASVIFAVALLFSGISSTITSGMAAGTIVAGFYGEPFDIRDNHSRLGVIISLVVAGAIIFWIQDPFKGLVYSQVVLSMQLPITIFLQIYLTSSGKVMGKYRNTPFTKGVLILIAAIVTALNIGLLISFAM
- a CDS encoding deoxyribodipyrimidine photo-lyase; this translates as MNAVPHIRIHRASNRAVRSEGRFVLYWMIAARRSRWNFALQRAAWWANELQKPLLVLEALRCDYPWASERIHAFVLQGMACNAMDFGRGAVSYYPYVEETVGAGKGLLETLFASSAAVITDTYPCFFLPRMVDVAAGRCPVLLEAVDSCGIVPLALPPKAFSAAHLFRRWFQKNWADCLGVMPMPDPLAELHLPAPVPIPGDIVSRWPPASRKALDADPGWLQSLPVDHRIAPVETVGGAHAAEERLSAFLRRIDGYAADRNHPDENATSGLSPYLHFGHISSHEIVARLLEQEDWTEDQLSEKPSGRANGWWQLSEAAEAFIDQLITWREVGFNFCYHEPRYDQWDALPAWARDTLESHSPDKRIHRYDKTSFEAASTHDPVWNACQNQLLQEGRLNNYLRMLWGKKILHWSVSPQDALRIMTELNNAYALDGRDPNSYSGIGWVLGRFDRAWGPERPIFGKVRYMSSESALRKLHMEGFLNRFGNA